The DNA region ACAGGGTCTTGCCGTCGTAGAGGGCGCGATGCCCCTGGAACTCGGTGGCCACCTGCGCGGGGGTGATCGTGCCGGAGGGCGGCAGCTCGCGGATGCGGATGTTGCGGAAACGCACGGGCGCGCCCTCCGACTCCAGCGCGATGTAGCCCTTGCGCGGCGAGATGTCGTAGCCACCCGACACCTCCTTGCCGTTGACGGCGAGCTTGAGCGTTCCGTTGCGCGCCGTGATCCGGTAGTGGTTCCACTCGCCCGGCCCCTTGGCGCGGCGCTCGCTGGGCAGGCTGCGCATCGCGCCCTTGGGGTGCGGCCGGTCTGGCGTGAGGACGGCGCCGTGGATCGCGAAGACGTCGCCGTGACTGGTGTAGGTGTCGGAGTTGCGCCCGTCGAGCACCTGCACCTCGATGGCGCGCAGGAAGGGCTGGCCGCGCGCCGGCAGCGCGTCGGCCCACACGAAGACGCCGGCGTTGCCCATCGGCTGTTCGTGGAGGTACTCGAGCTCGAGCACGAAGTTCTCGTACATCCGCTCGGTGCGGATCTCGCAGATCGGCACGCCGGTGACGGCGATGACCCCGTCGCGCACCGAGAAGGTGTCGGGGGCGCAGTTGATGTTCACCCACCCCGACAGGGTCCGTCCGTCGAACAGCGGGACGAACGGCTCGTCCTGGGGAGCGGCCGCGCCCATCGACAGGACGGCAGCCATCGTGACGGCGACAGGCATGCGCATGTCGCGAAGTCTACAGGAAGGACCCGGCCGGGCCGGGGCCACTCGCCGCCGCCGTCGAGCCTCGACGCGGGGCAGGTCGGCGATACTTCCCCCGATGCGCCAATCGCTGCTCACGCTGCTGGCCCTGTCGGGCCTCGCCATGTCCATCGCTGGCCAGGCGCCGGCACCGCCACCACCGGCACGCGAGGCGTTCCACCTGTTCCTGCTCGCCGGGCAGTCGAACATGGCCGGGCGCGGCAAGGTCGAGGCCAGCGACACCGTGCCGAGTCCGGGCATCCTCATGTTCGATCGCGGGCGCACGTGGGTGCCGGCGGTCGACCCGATGCACTTCGACAAGCCGGTCGCCGGCGTGGGGCTCGGGCGCCCCTTCGCCCTGCGCGTGCTCGAGGCCAACCCCGGGGTCACCATCGGCCTCATCCCGACGGCCGTCGGCGGCACGCGCATCGACCTCTGGCAGCCGGGCGCGTTCGACGACGCCACGAAGAGCCATCCCTGGGACGACGCCATCGCGCGCGCCACCGCGGCGCTCCCGAGCGGCACGCTGAAGGCCATCCTGTGGCACCAGGGTGAATCGGACGCGACACCGGAGCTCGCGCCGGCCTACGAGGCAAAACTGCACGCGCTGATCGCGCGCTTCCGCACCACGCTGCGCGCGCCGGAGGTGCCCTTCATCGTCGGTCAGTTGGGCCAGTACCCGGATGTCCCCTGGGACGATGCCCGCCGCATCGTCGACGCGGCGCACCGATCGCTGCCCGCCAGGGTCGCCCATACCGCGTTCGTCGCCAGCGACGGCCTGGTGCACGGCGGCGACCGCATCCACTTCGACCGCGCCTCGTTGCAGGAGCTCGGCAAGCGGTACGCCGACGCCTACGCGCGCCTGGTTGCCCCGGCGCGCTGATCGCCAACCGCCAGGACGCCGCAGCCGTGACACGTCAAACGTCAGACGTCAGACGTCAGCGTTACCCTTGTCACCATGCCGAGCTCGACCTCCCTGCGCGTCGCCCGCTGGACGGCGGTCCTGTCCCTCGCCCTGTCACCCGGCCTCATCGCGCAGGACGTTCCCCTTCCCGACGCGGTGCGGGCTGCGGCCGACGGCATCACCGCGGCCTCGCTGGCGCGCGACCTCGAGTTCCTCGCCTCGGATGCCCTTCGCGGGCGCGACACGGGATCGCCGGGCTTCGATGCGGCCGCCGCGGACATCGAAGGGCGCCTGCGGGCGGCGGGCCTGACGCCCGCCGGCGACGAGGGCACCTATCGACAGCATTACGAGTTGCAGGAACTCCACGCGGGAACGAACGCGACAGTGACCATCGGCGGCCGTCCCTTCGTGTTCGGCAACGACTTCGTCCTGCGATCGTTTGCCGGGCCGATCAAGGGGCACCTGCCCGTCGTCTACGTCGGCCACGGATGGCGGGCGCCGTCGCGCGGCATCGACCCGTGGAAGGACGTGGACGTGCGCGACGCCCTCGTGCTCGCCCACGGACCCCGCGCGATGCCGAAGGACGCACCCATCACGCAGATCGGCCGCGTTGCCGTCGGCGCGTCGTCGGTGTTCGCGGAGGCGAAGGCGCGAGGCGCGCTCGGCGTGCTGTTGCTGACGCCGTCGGACCCGAAGGCCGACTGGGCCGCGATGCGCGGCGCCAACGTGGTGCGCCGGGAGCTCGTGCCGGCGGTGCCGTCGGCGTACGCGGCCGTGCCGGTGACCTCGCTGCTGCTCGGGCGCCCCGCAATCGATGCGCTGATGGCAGGCGAGGCCATCGATGGCGCCACGCTGCTGGCCCGAGGCGAGGCTGGTGACTACCCGCGCGCATTCCGCCTCCGCAAGCGCATCGCCGTCCACGTGCCGCTGGTGGGGGTGGCCTCGGAGCACCCGTACAACCTCGTGGCCCGCATCGAGGGCAGCGACCCGGTCCTCAAGGACCAGGTGATCACGATCGCGGCGCATCTCGATGGCGCCGTCGGCACCCGGACCATCGACGGGGACCCGATCTACAACGCCGCCGACGACAATGCCACCGGGAGCGCCGGCCTGCTCGCGATTGCCGAGCACCTGATGAAGGGGCCGCGCCCGCGACGCACGATCGTCCTGCTCTGGGACAGTGGCGAGGAACGCGGCCTCTGGGGCACGCGACGGTTCGTGCACCAGCCGCCCGTGCCGCTCGACCGCATCGTCGCGCATGTCAACGTCGACATGATCGGCGCCACTCGGGCACCCGGACGCGCCGACGCCAACTCGGTGGACGCCACCGGCCCGCACGAGGTGTTCCTGATCGGACCCGGCGCGCTGAGCCCGAGCACCGATGCCCTGTTGCAGCGCGTCAACGCGGGGTACCTGAAGATGACCTTCAACCGGCGCGATGACCGGCCCGAGAGCGAGTTCTTCTACCCGCGCACCGACGCCGGACCGTACCTCGAACGCGGCATCCTCACCATCGGGTTCACCACGGGTTCGCATCCGCGGTACCACCTGCCTGCCGACGAGGCGAAGTATCTCGACCCGGCCAAGATGGAAGCGGTGACGCGCACGGTCTTCGCGAGCCTGTGGGCGCTCGCCAACAGCCCGGAACGCCCGCGGATCGAGACCGCCATCCCCGCCACGGTGCTGCGCGCCCCGGCGCCGGAACACTGATGACAACGGCCGCCGCGACCGGCCCCATCGACATTCCCCGTCGTCCGTCCTGAATGGGACGGCCTGGCTTCCAGCGACCCTGCTAGGCGATGTCGCGCAGCGCCGCGCGCGTCGCAATCACCGCGAACGCCGTGAAGAGGACCGCCGACGTGTCGCCGCTCCGGCCCGGCACGAACGCCTGCGCCAGTTCGAGCGCGAACACCAGGGCGACGAGCGCGGCAGGCCACGCCTGCGGCCACGCCGGCATGGACGCACGCCGCGCCCACTCCGCAGCGGCGACGGCCGACAACCCGGCCCAGCCGAACAGCCAGGCGAACTCCAGTGCGCCGATCTGGCGGCCGAAGCCGACGCGCGGCCACCATCCGAAGCCGCGAGCGGCGCGGTGGCCCGACTCAGGGTGCAGTTCGTACGCCGCCATCACCATGACGACGCCAACAAGCAGCACGACCGGCCACACCCGGGCATTGCGCGACTCGCGACCGGCCCGAAGTGCAGCCATGCCGGCGATGGCCGCGATCAGGGCGGCCGTCATGCCGAACAGCTCGGCGTACGACAAGGGCACCCGTGCGAACACGAGCAGTTGGAGGAGCACCGAGGCAGCCGCCAACAACACCAGGCTCGCAGCGCCACCAGCCGCGCTGCGCACCACGAGCCGGCAGGAGGCGGCGATGGCCAGCCACGCGCCGGCGTGTCGCGCCAGGCGCCAGGGATCGAGGCCGTCGAGCGGATCGGCATGCACGAGGAAGCGCAGGTGGGACCGCGCCTGCCCGAGGTCCAGCGAGAACACCCAGGGCATCGTCTCCGAGCCGATCCAGAGCAGCGCGACGGCGAGCGTGCAGGCGCGCAGCCGGAGATCGTCGAGGGCCAGGCTGGGCAGGGCGCGCGGCCACCGGAGCACCATGACCAGGACGCCGACCGCGACCCCCACGCCGCCGCCGGTGGAATTGGCCAGCCAGTCGATGGCCGACGACACGCGGCGCGGCTCGCAGGCCTGCACGAGTTCCATCGTCAGCGAGAAGAGGGACACGGCCAGCGCGCTGACGAGCGCGGCCAGGGCGATCCGCGACGCACGTCGCCGCGCCGGCCACGCCGCCACGACGCAGAGGGCGCCGAGCGGCACGTAGGCCACCACGTTCACGAGCAGGTCGCCGCGCGGGATGCGCTTCGGGACTTCGAGCACGTCGCCGCCGCAGGCCCACGTGCCGCCCGCGGCGAGCGACTGGTAGCCGATGAAGGCCGCGTAGGCGAGGAGGGCGAGGAGGCGGGTCTGCCTCCCGCGTTCACCGGGCGCCGGCGAGGGCACGCACGCTGTCCCAGTGGACACGGACGAACTGCTGGAAGGCGGCCTCGAGGATGCGCTCCTGGTCGCTGTGCGCGCCGAAGCCGAGCTGCACGTCCTCGCGGTCGATCATCGGGCCGATGCCGTAGCACTGGACGCCACGCGCCCGCACCTGCGCCGAGTCGGTCGCGCCGGCCATCATCACCGGCAGCACCGGCACGCCGTACGCGCGGGTGTGCACGTCCACGAGCACGCGCCATGCCTCGGTGTCCAGCCGCGACGGTGGCGCCGCGGGTCGCGTCGCCGTCGTGTCGGGCGGCACCACCTCCACCGCGGGGTCGGCGATCACCTCCCGCAACTGCCGCAGGAAGGTGGTGATGTCCTCGTCGGGCAGGGCGCGGATGTCGAGCGTCGCCTCGGCCTCCGACGGAATCACGTTGCGCAGGTAGCCGCCCTTGACGATGTTGGGCGACACGCTGGTGCGCAGCAGCGTCGCCAGTTGCGGCGCATCGACCGCGAAACGATCGTAGGCGGCCTCGAGATCGCGCCCCTCGGCGACGGCGGCGTACCGCACCGCCTCGTCCGGTGCAACGAGGCGCGACAGGCCCGCGAAGTACGCGCGCGTCGTCTCGTTGAGCCGGAGGGGCGCGCGCCAGGCGCCGATGCGCGCGATTGCCTGCGACAGGTGCAGGATCGGGTTGGTCTGGAGCGGGACCGAGCCGTGGCCGGCGACGCCCCGCGCGACGATCCGCACCGTGTACGGGATCTTCTCCGTGGTGGTGATGGTCGCGTACCGGGCGACGCCGCCGGTGCGCACCACGCTGCCACCCTCGGCAAGGCAGTACTCGGCATCGATCGTCGGCCAGTGGTTGGCGACCATGTGGTTGATGCCGAACGGCCCGTTGCCTTCCTCGCTGGCCTCGGCCAGGAAGATGACGTCGCGTTCGAGCCGCACCCCCTCGCGCTTCAGGCGCAGCATGGTCATCAGCCCGGCGACGACGCTCGGCTTGTCGTCGAGTGACCCGCGTCCGTACACGTGGCCGCCGTCGCGGGTGGCCGAGAACGGCCCGTGCGTCCACTTGGAGGCGTCGACCGTGACCGTGTCGGTGTGGCCCATGACCAGCAGCGGGCGCTTCGCGCCGTTGCCCTTCAGCCGCGCCACGAGGTTGGGCCGCGCCGGATCGCGCGCGAGTATCTCGACAGGAATGCCCTCGCCCTCGAGCACGCCCTTGAGGTACTCGACGACGCGGACTTCGTTGCCCGGGGGATTCTGCGTGTCGAGGCGCAGGATGGCCTGGAAGTGACGAAGCGCCTCGTCCTCGACGGACTCGGCGGCGCGGGCGGGCGCGTCGCCTCGCAGGTGGGCGGAAGCGAGCGCGAGGCACACCCCGAGAGCCGCCAGGCGCAGCCGGTGCATCATGGCGCCATTCTCAGGGCAACGGCGCCCCCGGACAACACGCGCGGGCGGGCCGG from Luteitalea sp. TBR-22 includes:
- a CDS encoding DUF1080 domain-containing protein gives rise to the protein MRMPVAVTMAAVLSMGAAAPQDEPFVPLFDGRTLSGWVNINCAPDTFSVRDGVIAVTGVPICEIRTERMYENFVLELEYLHEQPMGNAGVFVWADALPARGQPFLRAIEVQVLDGRNSDTYTSHGDVFAIHGAVLTPDRPHPKGAMRSLPSERRAKGPGEWNHYRITARNGTLKLAVNGKEVSGGYDISPRKGYIALESEGAPVRFRNIRIRELPPSGTITPAQVATEFQGHRALYDGKTLSGWIVPADRALYWKAKDWTLSHEADPTGRPLPLLSAETFGDVEVIADWRWVDEDEPAALQPGPAPTARMLPGVRAIVVPRQDGAAQKPGQWNRLVQRVQGTRLTAHLNGQALVDNAPQEALPAQGRIAIVPAGRRVEFANVFVKRLP
- a CDS encoding sialate O-acetylesterase produces the protein MRQSLLTLLALSGLAMSIAGQAPAPPPPAREAFHLFLLAGQSNMAGRGKVEASDTVPSPGILMFDRGRTWVPAVDPMHFDKPVAGVGLGRPFALRVLEANPGVTIGLIPTAVGGTRIDLWQPGAFDDATKSHPWDDAIARATAALPSGTLKAILWHQGESDATPELAPAYEAKLHALIARFRTTLRAPEVPFIVGQLGQYPDVPWDDARRIVDAAHRSLPARVAHTAFVASDGLVHGGDRIHFDRASLQELGKRYADAYARLVAPAR
- a CDS encoding M28 family peptidase, giving the protein MPSSTSLRVARWTAVLSLALSPGLIAQDVPLPDAVRAAADGITAASLARDLEFLASDALRGRDTGSPGFDAAAADIEGRLRAAGLTPAGDEGTYRQHYELQELHAGTNATVTIGGRPFVFGNDFVLRSFAGPIKGHLPVVYVGHGWRAPSRGIDPWKDVDVRDALVLAHGPRAMPKDAPITQIGRVAVGASSVFAEAKARGALGVLLLTPSDPKADWAAMRGANVVRRELVPAVPSAYAAVPVTSLLLGRPAIDALMAGEAIDGATLLARGEAGDYPRAFRLRKRIAVHVPLVGVASEHPYNLVARIEGSDPVLKDQVITIAAHLDGAVGTRTIDGDPIYNAADDNATGSAGLLAIAEHLMKGPRPRRTIVLLWDSGEERGLWGTRRFVHQPPVPLDRIVAHVNVDMIGATRAPGRADANSVDATGPHEVFLIGPGALSPSTDALLQRVNAGYLKMTFNRRDDRPESEFFYPRTDAGPYLERGILTIGFTTGSHPRYHLPADEAKYLDPAKMEAVTRTVFASLWALANSPERPRIETAIPATVLRAPAPEH
- a CDS encoding VanZ family protein codes for the protein MSTGTACVPSPAPGERGRQTRLLALLAYAAFIGYQSLAAGGTWACGGDVLEVPKRIPRGDLLVNVVAYVPLGALCVVAAWPARRRASRIALAALVSALAVSLFSLTMELVQACEPRRVSSAIDWLANSTGGGVGVAVGVLVMVLRWPRALPSLALDDLRLRACTLAVALLWIGSETMPWVFSLDLGQARSHLRFLVHADPLDGLDPWRLARHAGAWLAIAASCRLVVRSAAGGAASLVLLAAASVLLQLLVFARVPLSYAELFGMTAALIAAIAGMAALRAGRESRNARVWPVVLLVGVVMVMAAYELHPESGHRAARGFGWWPRVGFGRQIGALEFAWLFGWAGLSAVAAAEWARRASMPAWPQAWPAALVALVFALELAQAFVPGRSGDTSAVLFTAFAVIATRAALRDIA
- a CDS encoding M20/M25/M40 family metallo-hydrolase, whose translation is MMHRLRLAALGVCLALASAHLRGDAPARAAESVEDEALRHFQAILRLDTQNPPGNEVRVVEYLKGVLEGEGIPVEILARDPARPNLVARLKGNGAKRPLLVMGHTDTVTVDASKWTHGPFSATRDGGHVYGRGSLDDKPSVVAGLMTMLRLKREGVRLERDVIFLAEASEEGNGPFGINHMVANHWPTIDAEYCLAEGGSVVRTGGVARYATITTTEKIPYTVRIVARGVAGHGSVPLQTNPILHLSQAIARIGAWRAPLRLNETTRAYFAGLSRLVAPDEAVRYAAVAEGRDLEAAYDRFAVDAPQLATLLRTSVSPNIVKGGYLRNVIPSEAEATLDIRALPDEDITTFLRQLREVIADPAVEVVPPDTTATRPAAPPSRLDTEAWRVLVDVHTRAYGVPVLPVMMAGATDSAQVRARGVQCYGIGPMIDREDVQLGFGAHSDQERILEAAFQQFVRVHWDSVRALAGAR